ATTTCAGGGTCAGTATATAAAATTAAATCAGTATTATAAATAGGGGGAACAGGTTCCATCTCCATATGTCTAAAATCTATTTCAATTATTTCTCCAAATATCTTTTTTAATTCATCAGTAAAAAATTTTGATATTTCCTTTTCTATTGCCAGGATAGTAATTTTTTTCATAAATAATTCAACTCCTCTCTCCTCCATTTATAAATCAAATTATTTCTGCTTATGAGTATAACACAAATAACTAAAAATGGGAAATAATAATTTTTATTTCATCTCCATCCCATTTATATAATAATAAACACTATTCAATCAACAATTATACCTGGCATAAACTATGCATAATATATATTGTGAATATTATTAAAATATAAATGTAACAAAATAAGTTAATTCTAATAATAAAATTGGAGGTCTTAAAATGTTTAAAAACTATGATGATTTAGTTAATTATGTGAAAAATAATGAGGTTAAAATGCTAGATTTTAAAATACCAGAATTATCTGGTGGATGGAGACATTTAACTGTTCCTGTCCAAAGATTATCAAAAGAATTATTTGAAGAAGGATTTGGATTTGATGGTTCAAACTATGGTTATGCAAATATTGAATCCAGTGATATGGTCTTTATTCCTGACTATACTACAGCATTTAAAGATCCTTTCTGGGAAAAAACTACTTTAAGTTTTTTAGGTGATATTCATGAAATAACTCCTGAAGGTAAAAAGCCATTTATAAATGACTCTAGAACAATTCTTAAAAGAGCACTTGATTACATGGAAGATAAAGATGTAGCTGATCAGTTTATTTTAGGTCCAGAATTTGAATATTATATTTTGGATCATGTCAGCTATTGGAATGAAGCAAATTCTTCTGGCTATAATGTTGATTCCTTTCAATCCGCCTGGAATAGTGATGAACTGGAAGAAAATTTAGGCTACAAAGTTGGTCACAAAGATGGTTATCATCGTGATGCTCCACATGACCTTTACCGAAATTTGCGTTCTGATATTTCTTTAGAACTTGAAAAAATGGGTATAAATGTTAAATATCATCACCATGAAGTTGGTGGTCCCGGTCAACATGAAATAGAAACTACCAGAGAAGAGGGACGCAAAATGGGCGATGCTTCTATGCTTATTAAATATTTTGTAAAAAATATGGCCTATCAGCGAGGAACAACTGCAACTTTTATGCCTAAACCTATCTTTGGAGAAGCAGGCAATGGATTCCATGTACACATGCAACTTTTTAAAGATGGCAAATCTATTTTCAATGGTCCTGATTCAAATTATGCCGGCCTTTCTGATAAAGCCCTCCATT
This region of Halanaerobiales bacterium genomic DNA includes:
- the glnA gene encoding type I glutamate--ammonia ligase encodes the protein MFKNYDDLVNYVKNNEVKMLDFKIPELSGGWRHLTVPVQRLSKELFEEGFGFDGSNYGYANIESSDMVFIPDYTTAFKDPFWEKTTLSFLGDIHEITPEGKKPFINDSRTILKRALDYMEDKDVADQFILGPEFEYYILDHVSYWNEANSSGYNVDSFQSAWNSDELEENLGYKVGHKDGYHRDAPHDLYRNLRSDISLELEKMGINVKYHHHEVGGPGQHEIETTREEGRKMGDASMLIKYFVKNMAYQRGTTATFMPKPIFGEAGNGFHVHMQLFKDGKSIFNGPDSNYAGLSDKALHFMGGVLKHTPALMAITAPSTNSYKRLVKGYEAPVAICFATSNRSAVVRIPGYATAPQKKRFEFRPSDASGNPYLTFASLLMAGLDGIENKIDPTEEGFGPIDKNVYEMDEKETELEFLPGSLEEALNELEKDHDFLMKGDIFTKELINSWIETKRKEAENVKTMPNPKEYEMYFDV